A single genomic interval of Theropithecus gelada isolate Dixy chromosome 16, Tgel_1.0, whole genome shotgun sequence harbors:
- the SLC25A35 gene encoding solute carrier family 25 member 35 isoform X2, which translates to MDFLMSGLAACGACVFTNPLEVVKTRMQLQGELQAPGTYQRHYRNVFHAFITIGKVDGLAALQKGLAPALLYQFLMNGIRLGTYGLAEAGGYLHTAEGTHSPARSAAAGAMAGIMGAYLGSPIYMGMFQALTEIGQKHGLVGLWRGALGGLPRVIVGSSTQLCTFSSTKDLLSQWEIFPPESWKLALVAAMVSGIAVVLAMAPFDVACTRLYNQPTDAQGKGLMYRGILDALLQTARTEGIFGMYKGIGASYFRLGPHTILSLFFWDQLRSLYYTYTK; encoded by the exons ATGGACTTCTTGATGAGTGGCCTGGCAGCCTGTGGGGCCTGTGTATTCACCAATCCCCTGGAGGTGGTGAAGACCAGGATGCAGTTGCAGGGAGAACTGCAGGCCCCTGGCACATACCAGCGGCACTACCGAAATGTCTTCCATGCATTCATCACCATCGGCAAGGTGGATGGCCTGGCTGCCCTGCAGAAAGGCCTGGCCCCCGCCCTCTTATACCAGTTCCTGATGAATGGCATCCGACTGGGCACCTATGGACTGGCTGAGGCTGGGGGCTACCTGCACACAGCCGAAGGCACCCACAGTCCTGCCCGCAGCGCAGCGGCTGGGGCCATGGCTGGGATCATGGGAGCCTACTTGGGGAGCCCCATCTACATG GGCATGTTTCAGGCGCTAACCGAGATTGGCCAGAAACATGGTCTGGTGGGGTTATGGCGTGGGGCTCTGGGCGGCCTGCCCCGAGTTATCGTCGGTTCCTCCACCCAGCTGTGCACCTTCTCATCCACCAAGGACCTCCTGAGCCAGTGGGAG ATCTTTCCTCCTGAGAGCTGGAAGTTGGCTCTGGTGGCTGCCATGGTGAGTGGCATTGCAGTGGTCTTGGCCATGGCACCCTTTGATGTGGCCTGCACAAGGCTCTACAACCAGCCCACAGATGCACAGGGCAAG GGCCTCATGTACCGGGGGATACTGGATGCTCTGCTGCAGACAGCTCGGACCGAGGGCATTTTTGGCATGTACAAGGGTATAGGTGCCTCCTACTTCCGCCTCGGCCCCCACaccatcctctccctcttcttctggGACCAGCTGCGCTCCCTCTACTACACATACACTAAATAA
- the RANGRF gene encoding ran guanine nucleotide release factor isoform X1 — MEPMRDCPLFGGAFSAILPTGAIDVSDLRPVPDNQEVFCHPVTDQSLIVELLELQAHVQGEAAARYHFEDVGGVQGARAVHVESVQPLSLENLALRGCCQEAWGLSGKQQIAKENQQVAKDVTLHQALLRLPQYQTDLLLTFNQPPPDNRSSLGPENLSPPPWSLGDFEQLVTSLTLHDPNIFGPQ; from the exons ATGGAGCCCATGAGAGACTGCCCGCTGTTCGGGGGCGCCTTTTCCGCCATCCTCCCCACGGGGGCCATTGACGTAAG CGACCTCCGACCGGTCCCCGACAATCAAGAAGTTTTCTGCCATCCCGTGACGGACCAGAGCCTGATCGTGGAACTTCTCGAGCTGCAGGCCCACGTGCAGGGCGAAGCGGCTGCGCG GTACCACTTTGAGGATGTTGGTGGCGTGCAGGGGGCTAGGGCTGTCCACGTGGAGTCTGTTCAGCCTCTCAGTTTGGAGAACCTGGCCCTGAGGGGCTGCTGTCAAGAAGCCTGGGGCCTCTCTGGCAAGCAGCAGATAGCTAAGGAAAACCAGCAG GTAGCAAAGGATGTGACACTTCATCAGGCCTTGCTGAGGCTGCCCCAGTACCAGACTGATCTCTTGCTCACCTTCAATCAGCCCCC CCCTGACAACAGGTCATCTCTTGGCCCTGAAAATCTGTCACCTCCACCCTGGAGCCTGGGTGACTTTGAACAGCTGGTGACCAGTCTGACCCTTCATGATCCCAACATCTTTGGTCCCCAGTGA
- the RANGRF gene encoding ran guanine nucleotide release factor isoform X2 encodes MEPMRDCPLFGGAFSAILPTGAIDVSDLRPVPDNQEVFCHPVTDQSLIVELLELQAHVQGEAAARYHFEDVGGVQGARAVHVESVQPLSLENLALRGCCQEAWGLSGKQQIAKENQQP; translated from the exons ATGGAGCCCATGAGAGACTGCCCGCTGTTCGGGGGCGCCTTTTCCGCCATCCTCCCCACGGGGGCCATTGACGTAAG CGACCTCCGACCGGTCCCCGACAATCAAGAAGTTTTCTGCCATCCCGTGACGGACCAGAGCCTGATCGTGGAACTTCTCGAGCTGCAGGCCCACGTGCAGGGCGAAGCGGCTGCGCG GTACCACTTTGAGGATGTTGGTGGCGTGCAGGGGGCTAGGGCTGTCCACGTGGAGTCTGTTCAGCCTCTCAGTTTGGAGAACCTGGCCCTGAGGGGCTGCTGTCAAGAAGCCTGGGGCCTCTCTGGCAAGCAGCAGATAGCTAAGGAAAACCAGCAG CCCTGA
- the SLC25A35 gene encoding solute carrier family 25 member 35 isoform X1: MDFLMSGLAACGACVFTNPLEVVKTRMQLQGELQAPGTYQRHYRNVFHAFITIGKVDGLAALQKGLAPALLYQFLMNGIRLGTYGLAEAGGYLHTAEGTHSPARSAAAGAMAGIMGAYLGSPIYMVKTHLQAQAASEIAVGHQYKHQGMFQALTEIGQKHGLVGLWRGALGGLPRVIVGSSTQLCTFSSTKDLLSQWEIFPPESWKLALVAAMVSGIAVVLAMAPFDVACTRLYNQPTDAQGKGLMYRGILDALLQTARTEGIFGMYKGIGASYFRLGPHTILSLFFWDQLRSLYYTYTK; encoded by the exons ATGGACTTCTTGATGAGTGGCCTGGCAGCCTGTGGGGCCTGTGTATTCACCAATCCCCTGGAGGTGGTGAAGACCAGGATGCAGTTGCAGGGAGAACTGCAGGCCCCTGGCACATACCAGCGGCACTACCGAAATGTCTTCCATGCATTCATCACCATCGGCAAGGTGGATGGCCTGGCTGCCCTGCAGAAAGGCCTGGCCCCCGCCCTCTTATACCAGTTCCTGATGAATGGCATCCGACTGGGCACCTATGGACTGGCTGAGGCTGGGGGCTACCTGCACACAGCCGAAGGCACCCACAGTCCTGCCCGCAGCGCAGCGGCTGGGGCCATGGCTGGGATCATGGGAGCCTACTTGGGGAGCCCCATCTACATG GTGAAGACACATCTGCAAGCACAGGCAGCCTCAGAAATTGCTGTAGGGCACCAGTATAAGCATCAG GGCATGTTTCAGGCGCTAACCGAGATTGGCCAGAAACATGGTCTGGTGGGGTTATGGCGTGGGGCTCTGGGCGGCCTGCCCCGAGTTATCGTCGGTTCCTCCACCCAGCTGTGCACCTTCTCATCCACCAAGGACCTCCTGAGCCAGTGGGAG ATCTTTCCTCCTGAGAGCTGGAAGTTGGCTCTGGTGGCTGCCATGGTGAGTGGCATTGCAGTGGTCTTGGCCATGGCACCCTTTGATGTGGCCTGCACAAGGCTCTACAACCAGCCCACAGATGCACAGGGCAAG GGCCTCATGTACCGGGGGATACTGGATGCTCTGCTGCAGACAGCTCGGACCGAGGGCATTTTTGGCATGTACAAGGGTATAGGTGCCTCCTACTTCCGCCTCGGCCCCCACaccatcctctccctcttcttctggGACCAGCTGCGCTCCCTCTACTACACATACACTAAATAA
- the SLC25A35 gene encoding solute carrier family 25 member 35 isoform X3 — protein sequence MDFLMSGLAACGACVFTNPLEVVKTRMQLQGELQAPGTYQRHYRNVFHAFITIGKVDGLAALQKGLAPALLYQFLMNGIRLGTYGLAEAGGYLHTAEGTHSPARSAAAGAMAGIMGAYLGSPIYMVKTHLQAQAASEIAVGHQYKHQIFPPESWKLALVAAMVSGIAVVLAMAPFDVACTRLYNQPTDAQGKGLMYRGILDALLQTARTEGIFGMYKGIGASYFRLGPHTILSLFFWDQLRSLYYTYTK from the exons ATGGACTTCTTGATGAGTGGCCTGGCAGCCTGTGGGGCCTGTGTATTCACCAATCCCCTGGAGGTGGTGAAGACCAGGATGCAGTTGCAGGGAGAACTGCAGGCCCCTGGCACATACCAGCGGCACTACCGAAATGTCTTCCATGCATTCATCACCATCGGCAAGGTGGATGGCCTGGCTGCCCTGCAGAAAGGCCTGGCCCCCGCCCTCTTATACCAGTTCCTGATGAATGGCATCCGACTGGGCACCTATGGACTGGCTGAGGCTGGGGGCTACCTGCACACAGCCGAAGGCACCCACAGTCCTGCCCGCAGCGCAGCGGCTGGGGCCATGGCTGGGATCATGGGAGCCTACTTGGGGAGCCCCATCTACATG GTGAAGACACATCTGCAAGCACAGGCAGCCTCAGAAATTGCTGTAGGGCACCAGTATAAGCATCAG ATCTTTCCTCCTGAGAGCTGGAAGTTGGCTCTGGTGGCTGCCATGGTGAGTGGCATTGCAGTGGTCTTGGCCATGGCACCCTTTGATGTGGCCTGCACAAGGCTCTACAACCAGCCCACAGATGCACAGGGCAAG GGCCTCATGTACCGGGGGATACTGGATGCTCTGCTGCAGACAGCTCGGACCGAGGGCATTTTTGGCATGTACAAGGGTATAGGTGCCTCCTACTTCCGCCTCGGCCCCCACaccatcctctccctcttcttctggGACCAGCTGCGCTCCCTCTACTACACATACACTAAATAA